The proteins below are encoded in one region of Lactuca sativa cultivar Salinas chromosome 3, Lsat_Salinas_v11, whole genome shotgun sequence:
- the LOC111914440 gene encoding protein CANDIDATE G-PROTEIN COUPLED RECEPTOR 7, producing the protein MRILQKLLTAVFLYFFIFTASSTAHIVSLNLQSNNRQMIPISDFEFTNVGYISFVLSSITVTSTSSRAANESRIGFFLQSHDDDFYLYTREAINQDIFEFKQNTITCPFDFKSNSSVLYTFQNLSHGPQFSFNKSFPITYSSIKSLFFINCNTESLVTMEGHAELYNLDDGNGNKNFLSVGLTTLPFRYIIFSFSYLTLLGFWILVCFKNRCIFNMTHLLMGGLLVVNCVHFMCITSDLHYVKITGSAHGLDVVFYIFQLTRAVLFSTVIVLISAGWFFWKLFLKREEKLVWMIVIVLEVWGNVDPILPWEVVVPYNKESGSFADVIYIFAIFFPMALSITSLNKICETDLNAERNVVKLWLFVMLTIVYVLITKILLLAVPTRWEINVVKETTIFMFCMLMLFIFRPVDRTRIAKADETRFSTSNSSSCLDCPV; encoded by the coding sequence ATGAGGATATTACAAAAACTTCTCACCGCTGTTTTCCtctacttcttcatcttcactgCATCATCCACTGCGCATATCGTATCTCTGAATCTCCAATCCAATAACCGACAAATGATCCCTATCTCGGATTTCGAATTTACAAATGTGGGTTACATCTCTTTCGTTCTCTCCTCCATCACAGTCACCTCCACCTCTTCACGGGCTGCTAATGAATCACGAATTGGTTTCTTCCTTCAATCACATGATGATGATTTCTACCTTTATACGCGTGAAGCAATAAACCAAGACATCTTCGAATTCAAACAAAACACTATTACTTGCCCCTTCGATTTCAAATCAAACTCATCAGTCCTCTATACTTTCCAAAATCTTTCTCATGGTCCTCAGTTTTCCTTCAACAAATCGTTCCCCATAACATACTCCAGTATCAAGTCACTTTTCTTCATCAACTGTAACACCGAATCTCTCGTGACAATGGAGGGTCATGCAGAGCTTTACAACCTCGATGATGGCAATGGCAACAAAAACTTTTTATCAGTCGGGCTAACGACACTCCCGTTTCGTTACATCATCTTCTCCTTCAGTTATTTAACTCTTCTAGGGTTTTGGATCCTTGTATGTTTCAAGAACAGGTGCATCTTTAACATGACCCATTTACTAATGGGTGGGTTGCTCGTTGTGAATTGTGTTCACTTTATGTGTATTACTTCGGATCTACATTATGTGAAGATTACAGGAAGTGCTCATGGATTGGATGTTGTGTTTTACATATTTCAGCTTACGAGGGCTGTTCTTTTTTCCACTGTGATCGTGTTGATTAGTGCAGGATGGTTTTTCTGGAAGCTGTTTTTGAAACGAGAGGAAAAACTGGTTTGGATGATTGTGATCGTGCTTGAGGTTTGGGGTAATGTAGATCCAATATTGCCATGGGAAGTTGTTGTACCTTATAATAAAGAAAGCGGGTCATTTGCAGATGTAATCTACATATTTGCTATTTTCTTCCCCATGGCGTTGTCGATTACGTCTTTGAATAAGATTTGTGAGACTGATCTGAATGCTGAGAGGAATGTGGTGAAGTTGTGGTTATTTGTGATGTTGACTATTGTGTATGTGCTCATTACGAAGATTCTTCTTCTTGCAGTGCCTACACGGTGGGAGATTAATGTGGTAAAAGAGACCACCATTTTTATGTTCTGCATGTTGATGCTTTTCATTTTCAGGCCGGTTGATAGGACGAGGATCGCAAAAGCTGACGAGACTAGGTTTTCAACTTCCAACTCGAGTTCTTGTCTTGATTGTCCTGTATAG